The nucleotide sequence GAGTGGTCCGGTTGTATGCTCTTAGTAGGCGACTATGATGACCCAAAATCACAACTTAGAGGGTACCCCTTGCAAAGGTAACTCTCACCTTCTCTTGTGATGACAAGTGGCTCAATGCATGTGTGACCTTGTCGCAACCAGGGATTTTTGTACTTTTTTCGTTGATTCGTTCTTCCAAAATGTTTTATGTCTTAAATGTGCGGCCAAATCATGAACCATTCATTGTTGCGTTTCTTGCGTCAAGATCTTTGATAGTAAATCCCATATTAATAGGTTtgaatgattttttttctggaaaaaccagaaataaaaaaaacaggaaaaacaaaaaccacaaaaaaaagattGAAGACTGACAAAAGGAAACCCAGGAAAAAAGAAACCTAAAGTACAATTgtgcttttttttcctttttgtgaaAGCACATTTATGTTTTGGGACCGCGAGAAGCACAACTAGATGAAGCACAACTATGTTTTTTAAGTATAATTGTGCTTTTCACTTTTCACTTTTCACTTTTCGAAAAACACAACTATGCTTTGGCGAGAAGCACAATTACAATTGTGCTTCACGAGGAGTGTTGTACTTTTCACTTTTTGAAAACACAAGTGTGGGAAGCAAAAAGCACAATTGCGCTTTTCATTTTTCGAAAGCACATATGTGCTTCATGCCAAGcactgtttttctttttcgtgaaCTGTGTTGTCCACTTTTAAGAAGTACAACCGCACTTCACTTTTCAATAAGTACACTTGTGAAAAGCACATGCTTTTCCGTAAAACACAACTGCACTGTTCTTCACCGTGAAGCATGTCTATGTTTCCACATGGTGTGCTTCACTAAGGTTAAAAAAAGGCAAAAACCTAAAAAAGACCATGCAAaatcaaaaaaacaaaaagaaagaacCTAAAACACGTACAAAAAAAAGCTTCTGTGGGTGCGTCCGGCGTGCGACACATGGCGGCGGCTGGACACACCACCGCATGTCGCAAGGTGCGCTCTTGAGTGACCGCTGGAGATCACCCGCGaagaggtacctccttttttttcctttttttagggAAGGTACCCTCCAGTTTTTTGTTTGGTGGTAGGTACCCTCCAGCTTTTTGTTTAGTGGAAGGTACCCTCCAGTGCCTTCGTGCGTCGCTGAATTCTTTCAGTCTTCAAAATAACTTGGTGACAACATATATACTCCAGATTTCGAAAATTGTGATGAACGAGCAGACCCCGTCTTTGTACCACTGGACGCTGTACAAACTTATATACTTACCCATGCGATCCATGAGAGCAGCCCCAGCATTCCAATAATTTGGCCCGCATAACAATCATAGAAAGAAAAGGAGTGCCACATGAAACTCACTGCCACGTCAGACATCTACCACTGTACAGCAATCCCCGGGATACAGGAGAAGATAGACGCGCAAGCACAAACCTGTATCATAGTTTGGAAATGCACTGAGCACGCAACACCTTTATGACAAGTTTCAGCCGGACAGATATATATACCCGTTGATCATAAGCCGATGAAGTCGTCCTTCTGCTCCTTCCGGGGAGTTCTTTCCTGCTGGGAGGAGGTGCCGGCTTTCTTACCGAAGATCATGTCGTCGAGATCCTGAAGCAAGTCATCCCCGCCGCTAGAGCGGCCACCGGACCCAGCTGATTTCCTCGCGGGGGTGTCTTTGCCAACAGCGCGTGGGGATTCCTCAGGCTCCACCGTGACTGGAATCATTGCTGGTTCTGGCTCAGGCTCTGCGACGATGGGTTCCTTGAGGTCTTCGTACTTGGACAGAACTTTCTGGAGTTCATCGTGGATGCTCAGTGCCTCAAAGAGTTGAGCCTCGTTATCACCTGCAGTCTCGACGATTCTCTGGATTGTGTATTGACACTGTTGGCATTGCTGGACCAGGGTGGTAGTCAAGTCATCCTGCATGTATGTGAGGTGCAGTAGACAATCAGGATACGGAGTTGATGATAGCATTGTACTAGTATAATATTGAATTAGATCTGAATAAACAGataaaaataatactccctccgtaagaAATATAAGAGAgcttagatcactactttagtgatctaaacgctctcatatttctttacagagggagtagaatgaAGTTCTTAACAAACTGTCAGTTAACTACTTACTTTCAGATACTCTCTGCACCGAGACTGTGATGAGGTAATAAGGGATAACAGGTTGATTGGCCAGGGCCATTGTTGCAGTATACTAGAAAGACCACTAAATGTAACAAATGCTAGCAACCAATATATAATTTCCTTAACATATATTCATGTATGAAGATAACAAAACTCAACCCTGCCTTTTGAGATGCCTACGTCACAAACTGCACATTGCCTACATCACAGATTCCACGCTGAATGACATGAACTACTCACCTAAGCTGGAGTCTCTATTTGACCGGCAAAAGAAAAGACTAACCTCTAGAGCCTCTTTTTGTGGAGATGATGATAGCACTGTGGAAAGAAGTTCAACGCTATTACGAGCCACCTCAAAAGCATCGTCGACTTGTACAGAAGGGGCAGCACGAACTGGAGCAAAACTTTCATCTGGAATTTCTTGGTACCCGTCCTGTGCTGCATCAGAATATGGTTCAGCTGCAGGTACTGAACGGGGAGGAGTAAATATTGGCGCAAGGCTCTCATCATCGCGGCCAGGGAAGCGAATTCCCCTAGATCTTAAGCTCTGCAACGAAAACCAAATGTTAACTGAAACCCACATGTTTAACAGTGCTAGTTGGCCAGAAGCAATGATATAAGTTTCAGGCACAACATTGTGCTACGGATGCAGTGTGTAAACTGCACTAAAGGAATGTTCATGAAAATGCATCCTAATTATCCCCCCAATTAACATAAGTAACTTAATGTCTAGTTATCCACAATTAACCAAAGTTCAAAAGGAACTAAATAAGCTTTCTCAGATTCTTGGCAGATCAGCAGTAAAGCACTGTGTTCCGATTAAATCAGCTAGTTTAACCAGAGAGCATTCCGTGTATGATGATCATCAATAAGTACCTTGTAAGTTTCTTCATACACGGGAAGGTAGCGGAGTTCCTCTCCTGACTCTCCCCATGCTTCAATAAGCATGAGCGCCTTGTTTCTGTTGTTGACTATAGTCTGTGGGTCATCAATAAGCTTCACCATTTCATCAAGGACCCGCTCCGCAGCAATCTCGGAGAAGGCCTTCTCGCAGTTTTTGACAATGGTCTCGAGGAGGACAAGAGCCAGATACTGCACCCTCGGGCTCTTCAGCATGATTCGCCTCTTTATGGCGCGGATGAGCTCGACGCTGTTGACCCTCTCGGTGTTGGCCATATCGCATATCTCAAGATTGGTAGCCCAATCAGGGCCGTCCATGGTCTCCAAGGTGGCTTCGTCAACAATCTTGTCGGCCATGTTCTGGCCTTGGAAAAACTCCTTCATCTTGAAACTCATGCTAGTGACGCCGGTGGACATCTTGCGGCTAACTTCCGCGCCACTGATCTTGAGGCGCTCGCCCAAGGCGTTAACTTTGTCCATGAGATTGTCGCTCATCTTGTTACAGTGATCCGGCAGTCAGTCGATACCTGGCGTGATTCTGCAGGCAAGTAAAGTGCTACGTTAGGAGACGAGGACAAGATAACATAGCAAAGAAGAATCGAGCCCAAAATTGCAATTCACTATCAGCCAAGGGGGATCCAAGCAGCCCAGAACATGAACAGCTGCCAGTAGTAGATTGCGGGTGGGAAGTTCGTGAGCGTATCTGACAGAAACTAGAACCGGTCCTTGTGATGCTACAGCTAGGGTTTCTTGCTTGTTTGGTGCCCAGAAATAAAAGGGGGGCGACGCAACTTGCAGGGCCATTTCTTGGCCGTGGAGATTGAACTGAACTGGTAAAGTATCGCGTAGATGGATTGCTACACAAGTTGACTGACAGGACAGGTAGTACTCTTTATTTATGTATTTAGTTTTTTTTGTACGATTGATTTACAAGGGAAGGGAACACATCGCAAGTTGGCAAGAAAAGAAACGGAAATCGGGGGACGATGATGGTTTGATCGCGTTTAGACGAGCAGTATACATACGATGGACAATTTTGAGTTGGATATGGGgattgggggcggcggcggcggcagaagcagTGTTAGTAGCAAGGAAGCGCAAGAAGAAGAGTAGGCAGGCAGGCTGAGGAGGGTGGAGAAATCACCAGCCCGAAGCGAAGAGCGATGACGGCGGTGACAGAGATCGGGGTCGGGGCTCACCTTGTTCCCAATCCGACGGcggctccctcctcctcctccttctgcccCAGCTCAGGCAGGCGCAGAGTAGGCGAGTCGTCTGCTGCGGCTGCCAAGGCCAAGGGCGTGATGGATGGATTTCAGGTCTCAGGATGGAATGGATTACATCACCTTGGAGCTCCTTCCGTCCCCACTTCTCCTTTTTCCCTCTTCTActactttttcttttttttgagatTGCTGTTTTCCCTCTTCTACTTTTCGCCTTCCTGTGGGTGGAAGGAATGGTGCAAACCCAGTTGGACGGGCAAAGGTCACGTACGCTGTTAGAGCAGCAATTGTTATCATTGTGTGGTCATCATTTGATTATCCTTCATTATCTACTGATATGATAGTCTTCATAATCCTGGTAATCGTGTCATCAGCTGATTTATCAAACTCAACTGTAAGATCAGCCAGAATTCCCTGAGGAAGGAAATCGAGCTTTGTTGCAAGAGAAAATCAACCATGCTCGCCTAATCAATCTTCCTTCTTTCAGGATCAGGAGGAGGATTCAGACTCCAGTTGTGTTGGCTTGTCGCATCTTCAGagccctgcctgcctgcgaccGCGTGCTCTGCTCTGGACCTATAAATTTCAACGCGCTCACATCTTTCCTCCACTCCTATTTATATCTTCCTACTGTCGCCGTCCAAATCCAAATGCTTCAGTAAATAAATTCAGACGAGAGAGACCGACGCCTCCAGATAAAACACAGGTTACATCCACACAAGTTCAACAGGGGCCAAGACAAATAGGAAGGCGACACATATTGGGCTCTGTATGTATATATCATGTCATGTGTCTCCAAATTTTGGAGCAAAAGAATTAATATGTACACGAAACAAATCAAAAAATAAGACGAGTTAACTTTTAGCACAAAAAGAAAATCGAGCCGACTGCCTGCCAGGATCTAGGGACCAAATCTATATTTGCTGGACCAATCTGGCCCAGATGATAGCCACCTCATACAGCAGTAGCTCTTCACAAAAGATGAACACATGCATCATCTGCTGCCGGGTTCCGCCGTGCTATTTAGGATTAGACTGACAACAGCCGCAGAGTTCTTGTCACTACATGAACACGGTGTAGCAGCATATCACACGGTTTTTCCTTCACGCCACTTCAACAACTTACAGGGTCTGCAGGGCCGCTGTCGCAGCCTCATCCTAACTGTGACGACATCAAAGTTTAAGGCCTTCCCAGCAAAAACCCGCAACATTGCACTATAGCAGTTCATCTGCTCTGTCGAAAAGAAATGAGAAATTCAGGCCTGAAAATTGAAGGAGCCGCAAATTATTTGCTGTACAAATGCAATCCATCAAATTAACTTATTCTAAGCTAAGAAAACCATCTTTGGAATGGAACAACACATGGGGGATGGGGCAATACATGAGGAATGGAAACGGTTACTCCTATGGCTATTATGTTCAATACATTACTACAATCATTTATCTTTTGCAGGGTTCGCTAACTAGATCAGATGCATCATACAAAATATGAAATCACAATTTTCTTGCATGGTACCAACGGTCTTCTGATTTCTCATGCAAGACTGCTACAGCATTTATGAGCTCCACTTCCTTTGCTGATCGACTAGCATAAACATAAAGCAACGGAATCTACGTACACAAAAAGTCCATGTAAAATTGCACTTTGCACCAACCCAAACTCACGTATGTCAAATTACCAAACTGGCAAATGTCGCACTGGGATAAATGCATGTGTGCGTTTAATGTAACAaacaaatactacctccgtccggaattagttgtcgctgaaatggatgtatctagcacgtctagatacattccgtttgagcgacaagtaattccggatggagggagaAGCGAATGGTGATCAGGTCAGCATAGAACAAACCTGAGAAAGCTTATCATCGCCATGGTTGCGAGAGTGAGATGGCAGGGTTTGACGAAACTGCTCCACGGTCTCTAAAGATAGCAGACTTGAGGACATTATATTGATCAACAACTGAATTGTACAGAGCCTCTGAGAATATCCCCCTTGCCTGTATTTAATAATTCAACTTAACATTCTTCCCACCGGAACAAAGAAAAAACACTAAACAAAGAAACACAAGGTCCAACAAAAAATATAAGTGAGCAAAAGCTGAAAGTAACTTAAAGAAATTGTAAGCACTACGCTAAGTGTTCTGTGCAATAATTTTCAGGACGATATTTTCAGGAATGCAGATCTTTATCCACCAGATGGATGAGGAACCCACAATGCACACAGCCCTTTTGAGttttcaaaagaaaagaaaaataatcaTGTATAAAGGCTATGGTATATATCCCATGCCCTGTATGGAAAAGAAATTTATAAATTTCACTAAAAATATGACTACTTATAACGTGCACAAAAAAAAGTGAATAGTACCATGTTACTATTCACATGGTTCTTTTTTGTCCTGAACAGGTCGCCAATGATCCTATTTTTGCACATGCTCATGATATATCATAAACCTTTGCAGACGCATGCAACACGGGACGCACAAGCCACCAATTGCAGATTCTATTTACCAAGATTTTCAGACTAGAAACGAATGGCTAGCGGGAGTTAAAATTCACAAGATTACCAACATTCGCGTTGCAACATGGAAATCCATCCACCAGTCCCAAGGGAGATTGATAGAGTTGGTGATGTAGAATCGGAAGAAAAACCAGTGGAAACAAATACCTAATTATGCAATAATGCAACAATAACTTGATTCCCACCCATCAAACAAAAacaagagcaggccaatcgttcaTGACTTAAGGCTTTGTGCCTATTCACTCTAAGAAGACTTCCAAATGGAAGGGCCTACCACTGATGAATAGCGTACATATTCAGACACTTCCACCATATAGGCAAAATTGTGTCTACCATAGCTTGCTGCAGAAATAGCTATCTCAGCCGCAACCCCATGCTCTGTGATTCGTGCTGGACTGGACAGGAGAAAAAGGGTGGACGATTTAGCAGATTTTCTACGCGCTGGATGCCAGAGGAATGATGCGCATGTGGGCCTATGGGCGTGTGGTCCGGCTGAACATGCCAGACATCTATAGGCCGTACAGATCCTTTGTGCGCGCCCCTCTCCACAGGAGTGGAACCTCTTTGCAAACAGGGAAAACGGCCTCTGCGTACGTACGAGCCGGGAGTCATgtgattttttttatgttttttaggTATATGTGTGTTGACGATGGGCATTGGATTCACACAGACACACACCCATCATTGGAAATGGGTGAATCGCATGGTAAGATCTACTGTGGCACGTCTTTTCTTTTTTTACTTGTGCTGACTGCTGAGGCTGTGAGGCACGCGTTGGATCCGTTTGTATGAGGAAGAATACCAAGCTGGGGGAGGCGATGGCAATATGTATATCCCAGTGTTACACAGCCGCAACCTGAGCTTGTTTTTGCTCCTCGCCAAGATTGCATGAATGGTGCGCGTGCCTCTTTGAGCCAACCGTGATTAAGTGTCGACTTCTTAATCACTCCGTATTATGCATTGTTGCTGCTGGCCGTCTCTGCAGTACTAATGTTGTGTTCTACTCCTCTAGGATGATATatgatactccctttgttcctaaatataagtcagtttagagatttcaatatggactatatacggagcaaaataagtgaatctaccctctaaagtatgtctatatacaaccgtatgtagtccatattgaaatctctaaaaaaacttattttggaaccgagggagtacatgTTTGCATGCCAATGGCGTTGGTTAGCCGTGTATATTCAGAACGTGGGATAAGGATTGTGGTATAATCCGATGGTCGTGTTTGTTTGCACCGCAGAACTGAACGACGAAAACGTGAAGACCCGGTCAAGGGGACGACGGAACCGAACACCTATCATACCAATGCACGAACCAGATGTTTGTGAAAACCAGCAGAT is from Triticum aestivum cultivar Chinese Spring chromosome 1B, IWGSC CS RefSeq v2.1, whole genome shotgun sequence and encodes:
- the LOC123126217 gene encoding TOM1-like protein 1; this encodes MSDNLMDKVNALGERLKISGAEVSRKMSTGVTSMSFKMKEFFQGQNMADKIVDEATLETMDGPDWATNLEICDMANTERVNSVELIRAIKRRIMLKSPRVQYLALVLLETIVKNCEKAFSEIAAERVLDEMVKLIDDPQTIVNNRNKALMLIEAWGESGEELRYLPVYEETYKSLRSRGIRFPGRDDESLAPIFTPPRSVPAAEPYSDAAQDGYQEIPDESFAPVRAAPSVQVDDAFEVARNSVELLSTVLSSSPQKEALEDDLTTTLVQQCQQCQYTIQRIVETAGDNEAQLFEALSIHDELQKVLSKYEDLKEPIVAEPEPEPAMIPVTVEPEESPRAVGKDTPARKSAGSGGRSSGGDDLLQDLDDMIFGKKAGTSSQQERTPRKEQKDDFIGL